The Myxococcus virescens region AGCAGCAGCAGGGGCTGCTGACGGAGGCTGACGTGGACGTTGCCACCGAGTGCCAGGGCATTCTCCAGTTCGTCAATGAAGCGACGTTCAACACGCTGGACGCCTATCTGCCCAGCAACGTCGTCCACAACCTGGTCAACCGGCGAGCGGTTTCGCAGTTCGTCTCCCTGGCGGACATCTCCTCCGTGGCGCTGGTCGGTCCGGCGCGTCTGCAGCAGATCGAGCAGGGCGCCCGGAGCCAGGACTACATCGACGCGGACTGCTACGGCATCGCGGATGGGCTGGCCCTGTCGCGGGATGACGCGTCCGCCATCGTGTCGCTGGTGAACAGCGTCAGCTCCACCGAGCTGCACGACATCCTCCCCTACGCGTGGAATGGTGCGCTGAACCTGCGCAACCAGCGCCCGTTCACGAACGCGGACGCTATCGCGAACACGACGGGCATCGCCGACGTGAGCTTCCGCAACCTCCGCAACGCGGCCACGCTGAGCCGTCCGTTCGAGGCGCTCATCAACGCGGTGAACAACCTGCCGCGGCCTCACGGTGGTGTGTTCATGGCGCGCCACTTCGACTGGTGGGCGAACATGAACGGCAATTTCTACAACTTCCAGGTCCAGGAGTGCTTCGGCGAAAGGACGGAGCGGGTGTCCGATCCGCAAGACCACCGCGGGACGAATGCTGACGCCGCCGAGGTCCGCGCCCATGTCGAGGCGTTCGTCAACGCTGCCGCGAGCTTCGGCACGTTGGATCCGGCAGTGAAGGCCGCCGGTCTGGCCAACCTGAACACCCTGATCGAGGGCCGCTCGTTCTTCGGCTGCTCCTACGGCTACGCGCGTGACGGCTGGAGCGACCACAGCGCGACGTTCTTCGTCGACGCCGAGTCCGGCTTCAGCGTGTACACGGACCGCTACTATTCAGAGTGATTCACCGGCGCTCCGGACGGGGCTGAACGGCCCGTCCGGGGCGCAGCAGGCTTGAAGCAAGCGGAGGGCGCTCGGCGAGTTCCCCTCAAGCGAGTGGAACTTTCGGGACTTCTCGCCGTCCAAATCAGGCGAAGCGCGAGTCCAGCTTCGTGAGCTGGCTCGTGAAGCCTTCCTGCTGCATCTTCGTGAACTCCTCGCTGTGCATCGCGTCCAGCATCACCACCATCCGAACGCCGTCGCCGCTCGGGAGGAAGTCCACGGCGATCTTGCTCTCGTAGGTAGCGACCCCCGGGAGGAAGTCGATGACGTTCGTGAGGACGAGCCGCGAATGTGGCGCCACCTCGGTGAAGCGGGAACGGGTCGCGTGAGAGGTCGGCTGGCCCATCTGCTTCATCGCGGCAATCATCTCCGGTGAGTCGGCAATCATGTCGTAATGAAGGGCGCCGCCTACGCGTGCATCGAGTTCGTGCACTGCGGCACGGAAGCCCTGTGGTCCCCACCACGACTCGAAGCCCTCTTTCGTGGTCCAGAGCGCCCAGATGTCCTCGATTCCTGCCCGGTAGGTGCGCTCGATGACGACCTTCGCCTTCTCGTTGCTCATTTCCGCTGCCCCTTCTCGTCGACTCGGCGAGTCTGTTGTTGTGGTTGTTGCTGCTGCTTCTTCTCGAGTGCGGCTCCGAAGCGATCGAGTCGCGCATCCCACAGCTGCCGGTACCCAGTGAGCCACCCATCGAGTTCCTGAAACGGCTCCGGCTTCAAGGCGTAGAGGCGACGCTGCCCATCCGGCCGCATCGAGACGAAGCCCGATTCCGACAGGATGCGCAGATGCCGCGAGACACCTGACTGATGGATTCCGGCCTTCTCGACGACGTCACTGACCTGCTGCTCTCCGTACCGAAGGGCCTCGACGATGCGGCGGCGCGTCGGGTCAGCGAGAACCTGGAAGACGTCAAGTTGCATGCACATGCATATGCGCATCAATGCATATATCCGTCAAGGCCGGGGCCCAACGCAAGCGCACAGGCCAGGCAAGGCGCCGTCGTGTCGTCACCTGGAGCCCTCTGGCAGGGCCCAGCTCAGAAGAGCTCCGTGGCGGCAGCCTCGATTCGGGCTGCCTGTCCCCTCACCCAGCGGGCCGCCAAAGTCGGCCGAGTACGCGCACGCGAGGGACTGAGCGCTGAGGATTGCTCCCGACTCCGCGCTCGCCTCCCGAGGGCTGGACGGTTAAACACTCCCTCCATGGCGCCTCCTGGCCTCCATCCCCTCTCTCCCCTGGCCCCCATCTCCGGAAGTGGGGGCGTTCGTGTGAAGGTCGAGGGCCTGCGCCGCACCTTCCCAGGCACCATCGCCGTGCTGTCGGGGCTGGACCTGGACGTAGCGCCCGGTTCGTTCGTGGCGCTGCTCGGTCCCTCCGGATGCGGCAAGTCCACGCTGCTGCGGCTGGTGGCCGGGCTGGACCGCGCCGAGGCCGGGCACATCTCCTTCACCCCGACGCTGGAGCGAACCCAGGGCGAGCGCGCCCCCATCGCCTACGTCTTCCAGGACGCGCACCTGCTGCCCTGGCGCTCGGTGCTAGACAACGCGGCGCTGCCGCTGGAACTGACCGGCGTGTCGAAGCCGGAGCGGCAGGCCGCCGCGCGTGCCGTGCTCGAGCAGGTGGGGCTCGGTGATGCCACCGACCGTTTTCCGGCGGAGCTGTCCGGCGGCATGCGCATGCGCGTGTCCCTGGCACGCGCGCTAGTCACCCGCCCCCGGCTGCTGCTGCTG contains the following coding sequences:
- a CDS encoding SRPBCC family protein; its protein translation is MSNEKAKVVIERTYRAGIEDIWALWTTKEGFESWWGPQGFRAAVHELDARVGGALHYDMIADSPEMIAAMKQMGQPTSHATRSRFTEVAPHSRLVLTNVIDFLPGVATYESKIAVDFLPSGDGVRMVVMLDAMHSEEFTKMQQEGFTSQLTKLDSRFA
- a CDS encoding ArsR/SmtB family transcription factor, with amino-acid sequence MRICMCMQLDVFQVLADPTRRRIVEALRYGEQQVSDVVEKAGIHQSGVSRHLRILSESGFVSMRPDGQRRLYALKPEPFQELDGWLTGYRQLWDARLDRFGAALEKKQQQQPQQQTRRVDEKGQRK
- a CDS encoding ABC transporter ATP-binding protein, yielding MKVEGLRRTFPGTIAVLSGLDLDVAPGSFVALLGPSGCGKSTLLRLVAGLDRAEAGHISFTPTLERTQGERAPIAYVFQDAHLLPWRSVLDNAALPLELTGVSKPERQAAARAVLEQVGLGDATDRFPAELSGGMRMRVSLARALVTRPRLLLLDEPFAALDELTRGRLDDQLRALWRKLGMTVLFVTHSISEAAYLAERAVVLSRRPARVVLDRTLELPGERSASLRTEASFAREARLLNEALEQGERW